The following are from one region of the Biomphalaria glabrata chromosome 4, xgBioGlab47.1, whole genome shotgun sequence genome:
- the LOC129925648 gene encoding myb-like protein X, whose translation MAATSGYDLEEFRKKLIHEAKTELELRGKELTAYVQQMVAAEAERLEKERIREAERLEREKARGREKEKEEADRIEREKVREAEKLEREKVREAERIEREEKEEADRKVRIQVKQMRIEAGVSVPTEGNSNNSANIESHSSAAWMKKKIQPFAEDKDDIGDYLKRFEIKLAKFNVQEKEWSEILLDFVHGKALTICQNHDHSMQNSYQVLKKELLNAYGHNAETFRKKYYENTPSSQVDPQTTINSEKDFFTKWLAFENVENTYEGLKNFILIDNFINKCDPQLQSFVKERNPKVIEDLVEIIRIFKNAYPNNPLSVSDHKKVIDLVNYVKRNDVSDRDYGRRNDRSRERGNNGRDSYEGLNDRPWENENNGRESYDRRIDRPKADDRNVRDVTCFNCQEKGHMAYQCKKHRGNGAGNRNAQGNSGTSDRRGNRENRRQERDNRPPDRVNFVRSIQDRDRDSGHSESDEEINYVDCGEDRFKLYPGMINNKQVNVIRDTASSTLAVRGGLVKSKDYLGYTKSVRLADGAVKRFEACKVFLRSPLYTGYCEGVAMPRLSRDVLLGNVTGVKAASDKQVRSWRSRYNNKKRNKPRNDRICFNCHKHGHIAKDCWSRAEQSKQKIASSDRRHRSVSDSDGRRDDYGSGNRKSYRGRRPQAGYSGVRRDVNSSWREQMYESCR comes from the coding sequence ATGGCAGCTACTTCAGGTTACGACCTGGAAGAATTTAGGAAAAAGCTAATTCATGAAGCTAAGACAGAACTAGAACTGCGCGGCAAAGAACTAACTGCTTATGTACAGCAGATGGTGGCGGCAGAAGCAGAGCGCTTGGAGAAGGAAAGAATTAGAGAAGCGGAAcgcttggagagagagaaagctagaggcagagaaaaagaaaaagaagaagcagatcgcATAGagcgggaaaaggttagagaggcagaaaaATTGGaaagggaaaaggttagagaggcggaACGCATCGAGAgggaggaaaaagaagaggcggacagaaAAGTGAGAATTCAAGTTAAACAGATGAGGATAGAGGCTGGTGTAAGTGTGCCCACCGAAGGAAACAGCAACAATAGTGCCAACATAGAAAGCCATAGTAGCGCCGCATGgatgaagaagaaaatccaaccttTTGCGGAAGACAAGGACGACATCGGCGACTATCTGAAAcgctttgaaattaaacttgCAAAGTTTAATGTCCAGGAGAAGGAGTGGTCCGAAATCTTGTTGGACTTCGTACATGGGAAAGCCCTCACGATTTGCCAAAACCACGACCACTCCATGCAAAACAGCTATCAGGTGCTAAAGAAGGAACTGCTAAACGCATACGGGCACAACGCGGAAACATTCCGAAAGAAGTATTATGAAAACACTCCATCCAGCCAAGTTGATCCCCAAACAACTATCAACTCAGAGAAAGACTTCTTCACTAAATGGCTCGCATTCGAGAATGTAGAGAACACTTACGAGGGGTTGAAGAACTTCATTCTGATTGATAACTTTATCAATAAGTGCGACCCTCAGCTGCAGTcttttgtaaaagaaagaaaccctaAGGTAATTGAAGACTTGGTAGAAATTATTAGGATCTTTAAGAATGCTTACCCAAACAACCCGCTTTCAGTTAGCGACCATAAAAAAGTCATTGACCTGGTAAATTATGTAAAGAGAAATGATGTTAGTGATAGGGATTATGGTAGGAGAAATGATAGGTCCAGGGAACGTGGGAACAATGGTCGGGATAGTTATGAAGGCTTAAATGATAGACCttgggaaaatgaaaacaatggcaGGGAAAGTTATGATAGGAGAATAGATAGACCTAAAGCGGATGATAGAAACGTTagggatgttacatgttttaactGTCAGGAAAAGGGACACATGGCATACCAGTGTAAGAAACATAGAGGGAATGGAGCTGGCAATAGAAATGCACAGGGTAATAGTGGCACTAGTGATAGGAGAGGTAATCGAGAAAACCGTAGACAAGAGAGGGATAATCGGCCACCGGATAGGGTTAATTTTGTAAGGAGCATCCAAGACAGGGATCGTGATAGTGGACATAGTGAATcagatgaagaaattaattacgttgattgtggggaagatagatttaaattatatccaggcatgataaataataaacaggtaaATGTGATCCGGGACACAGCTAGCAGTACACTCGCGGTTCGAGGGGGATTAGTGAAATCTAAGGATTATTTAGGCTATACCAAATCGGTCAGATTGGCAGACGGCGCAGTTAAGAGATTCGAAGcatgcaaagtgttccttcgaTCTCCATTATACACAGGGTATTGCGAAGGTGTAGCCATGCCAAGGTTATCTAGAGATGTTTTACTTGGAAATGTAACAGGTGTCAAAGCCGCTTCGGACAAGCAGGTTAGAAGTTGGAGAAGCAGGTATAACAACAAGAAGCGAAATAAACCTAGAAATGACAGAATTTGTTTTAACTGCCATAAACATGGGCACATCGCTAAAGACTGTTGGAGTAGGGCAGAACAGTCTAAACAGAAGATTGCGAGTTCGGATAGGAGGCACAGGTCTGTGTCCGACAGTGATGGTAGAAGAGATGACTATGGTAGCGGTAATCGCAAGTCATACAGAGGTAGAAGGCCACAAGCGGGCTATAGTGGTGTAAGAAGAGATGTTAACTCCAGTTGGAGAGAACAAATGTATGAGTCGTGTAGATAG
- the LOC106064805 gene encoding meiosis expressed gene 1 protein homolog codes for MAKVETMPTASPKSMSRPTQWNEEVEEAYRFQLAGYRDEIEYKQVRKTDHVDRWPHNGFIKKLIRRDGCFYYYDRTRECPDKQINKTKLYAY; via the exons ATGGCCAAAGTTGAGACAATGCCAACAGCTAGTCCTAAGTCAATGTCAAGACCAACACAATGGAATGAAGAAGTAGAAGAAGCTTACAGATTCCAACTGGCAGGGTACCGAGATGAAATTGAATACAAGCAAGTGAGGAAAACTGATCAT GTGGACAGATGGCCACATAATGGATTCATAAAGAAACTCATTCGTCGAGACGGCTGCTTCTATTACTATGACAGAACTAGAGAGTGTCCAGACAAGcagatcaacaaaacaaaactatatgCCTACTGA